The Phragmites australis chromosome 13, lpPhrAust1.1, whole genome shotgun sequence DNA window CAGATGCTGCTCCAAAGCTCGGCATATCGAACAAGTTCATCCGAGGCCTCTGCAGCGACCGGCAGACCGAGCAGCTAGCCTTCGAATGCTACAGGAGGGCACTGCTGCAGCCGGAGTTCCGGCCGGAGAAGAAGACGGTGAATGCACTGACCGTGCTGCTGCTCAGGGCGAAGCAGTGGGGGTCATTGGAGCTGCTGGTTGAAGATTTCAGGGCCTATGGCGTGCTCCCGGAGAAACGGACATGCGCGCGGCTCGTTGCCAACTGCATCAAAGCGAGGAGGTTTGGCCTCGCCGATGCGGTGCTCGGAGTTCTTGAAGGGAAGAAGGGAGCGTCTGCTGCCATGGCCTTCAGCTCGGCCATGCAGGCGTACAACAAGCTGCACATGTACCGTAGCACGGTGTTGGTGTACGGACAGGCGAGGGTGGCTCGCCTGGCGCTAAACGCCGACTCCTACCGTGCAGTGATGGCGGCGTGCGGAGCACTAGGCGAGCCAGACATGGTGGCTTCATTATTCAAGCTATACGTGTCTCAGAAATGGTATCCCTCTGATAGCTGTGTTGAGACATATGCCATCGTCTGTGACGCGCTGGGAAAGGCAGGCAGAGCCTTGGATGCTCTGCAGTGCCTGCGAGAGATGGAAGCAGATGGGCTCTCACCAAATACCGCAGTCTACTCTTCAGTCATCGGCGCTTTGGCAGATGCACGAGAAAAGGCCGCGGCGGAAGACCTGTACCACGAAGCATGGGAGAATAAGATGTTGGGGGATCCCGACATGTTCTTGAAGGTGATCGTCATGCACGTTGAGGCTGGGGTAGTGGAGGAAACCATAGAAGTTGCGAAGGACATGAGACAGATTGCCCTGAGGGTCACGGACTGCATCCTCTCTACAATTATCAATGGCTTTGTGAAGAGAAGAGGCCTCAAACCAGCTATCAGAGCATATGACA harbors:
- the LOC133887796 gene encoding pentatricopeptide repeat-containing protein At5g13770, chloroplastic-like, which translates into the protein MAKCYSDWPPLPPLHPSRRTPPQSHTSKSTIKRQLASFVLHCTRSCASPLLEPKNLPNEFQAVPVSVSPLPDAAPKLGISNKFIRGLCSDRQTEQLAFECYRRALLQPEFRPEKKTVNALTVLLLRAKQWGSLELLVEDFRAYGVLPEKRTCARLVANCIKARRFGLADAVLGVLEGKKGASAAMAFSSAMQAYNKLHMYRSTVLVYGQARVARLALNADSYRAVMAACGALGEPDMVASLFKLYVSQKWYPSDSCVETYAIVCDALGKAGRALDALQCLREMEADGLSPNTAVYSSVIGALADAREKAAAEDLYHEAWENKMLGDPDMFLKVIVMHVEAGVVEETIEVAKDMRQIALRVTDCILSTIINGFVKRRGLKPAIRAYDKLVFLGCEPGQVTFASVINVYCQLGRSDRAESVFSEMIDRGFDKCVVAYGNMISMYGKIRRASEAMRLLALMKQKGCEPNVLVYNSLLDMHGRLGNLKQAEKIWKKMMRCKVQPDRISYTAIIYANNRSGELDRCMDLYREFRETGGKVDKAMAGLMVGVFSKCSRFNELIELLNGMSGTKLDRRLYMTVLRSLREAGLEVHVKWLQSNFTFLDEKT